A genomic stretch from Geothermobacter hydrogeniphilus includes:
- a CDS encoding DUF523 domain-containing protein, with protein MSERKAEPILVSSCLLGLPTRYDGRCKANSAVRVFLQRHNLIPIPVCPEQLAGLPTPRPQTRFTRGDGRSLLNGDGEVRNELQQPVSSLFLKGAGQTLAIARLCGCRRAIFKERSPSCGSRHIYLEERVVPGMGVAAALLEQHGIELWSEENLPEG; from the coding sequence ATGAGCGAGCGCAAGGCGGAACCGATTCTTGTCAGCAGCTGTCTCCTCGGTCTGCCGACCCGCTACGACGGCAGATGCAAAGCCAACAGCGCCGTTCGCGTCTTTCTACAGCGGCACAACCTGATTCCGATACCGGTCTGCCCGGAACAGCTCGCCGGTCTGCCCACGCCGCGCCCCCAAACCCGTTTTACCCGCGGTGACGGGCGGTCACTGCTCAACGGTGACGGCGAGGTCCGCAACGAATTGCAGCAACCGGTCAGCAGCCTCTTCCTCAAGGGAGCCGGACAGACGCTGGCGATTGCCCGGCTGTGCGGCTGCCGGCGCGCTATTTTCAAGGAACGCAGCCCCTCCTGCGGCAGCCGCCACATTTACCTGGAAGAACGGGTTGTCCCCGGAATGGGCGTTGCCGCGGCCCTTCTCGAACAGCACGGAATCGAGCTCTGGTCGGAAGAGAACCTGCCGGAAGGATGA
- the purN gene encoding phosphoribosylglycinamide formyltransferase has protein sequence MSGKLKIGVLASGSGTNLQAIIDRCRDGSLDASIALVISNNPGAGCLERAAAADITTLCIDHRQFSSRADFDHRVVSALQQAGVELVVLAGFMRLISDVFLEAFPGRIINIHPALLPAFPGLHVQRKAIEYGARFSGCTVHFVDGGVDTGPIILQAVVPVLEDDDEESLAARILVEEHRIYPRAIQLFAEGRLRIEGRRVRITPSVSPLRASLINPPLDD, from the coding sequence ATGTCCGGCAAACTGAAAATCGGCGTCCTGGCCTCAGGAAGCGGCACCAATCTGCAGGCGATCATCGACCGTTGCCGGGACGGCAGCCTGGATGCCTCCATCGCGCTGGTGATCAGCAACAACCCCGGCGCCGGTTGCCTGGAACGTGCCGCGGCCGCCGACATCACCACCCTCTGCATCGATCATCGACAGTTCAGCAGTCGCGCCGACTTCGATCACCGGGTCGTCTCCGCACTGCAGCAGGCAGGGGTTGAACTGGTGGTCCTGGCCGGTTTCATGCGGTTGATCAGCGACGTCTTCCTCGAAGCCTTTCCCGGACGCATCATCAACATTCACCCCGCCCTGTTGCCGGCCTTTCCCGGCCTGCACGTGCAGCGCAAAGCGATTGAATACGGCGCCCGTTTTTCCGGCTGCACGGTTCATTTCGTCGACGGCGGTGTCGACACCGGGCCGATCATCCTGCAGGCTGTGGTTCCGGTCCTGGAAGATGACGACGAGGAGAGCCTCGCCGCCCGCATTCTGGTCGAGGAACACCGTATCTACCCCCGCGCCATTCAACTGTTCGCCGAAGGGCGACTGCGGATCGAGGGCCGCAGGGTCCGCATCACCCCATCGGTCTCCCCCCTGCGGGCGAGCCTGATCAACCCCCCGCTGGACGACTGA
- the purM gene encoding phosphoribosylformylglycinamidine cyclo-ligase, whose amino-acid sequence MTYKDAGVDIDAGNRFVQLIKPLVKAASRPEVLTDIGGFGGLFSLNTGKYQNPVLVSSTDGVGTKLKLAFMLDKHDTVGIDLVAMCVNDIIVQGAEPLFFLDYLATGKLAPEKAAEIVAGISEGCVQSGCALIGGETAEMPGMYGNGEYDLAGFTVGVVDNNSIIDGSAITDGDLVIGIGSSGLHSNGYSLARKVFLETMGLSLDARLDGLEGTLGEELITPTRIYVKSILNLLRDFEIKGMAHITGGGLLENVPRVLPRHCRVDIDTTVWPKPAIFERLREGGNIAPQEMYRTFNYGIGMVLIVPAAQADDILVRLGGLEEQAWQIGTVSLCKDGEEQVILHGVGD is encoded by the coding sequence ATGACCTACAAGGATGCCGGCGTCGATATCGATGCCGGCAATCGTTTCGTGCAATTGATCAAGCCCCTGGTCAAGGCAGCTTCGCGGCCCGAAGTACTGACCGACATCGGCGGCTTCGGAGGCCTCTTTTCGCTCAATACCGGCAAGTATCAGAACCCGGTTCTGGTGTCCTCGACCGATGGCGTCGGCACCAAGCTGAAGCTGGCCTTCATGCTTGACAAACACGACACCGTCGGCATCGACCTGGTGGCCATGTGCGTCAATGACATCATCGTCCAGGGGGCCGAGCCGCTCTTCTTCCTCGACTACCTGGCGACCGGAAAGCTGGCACCGGAGAAGGCGGCCGAAATCGTTGCCGGCATCTCCGAAGGTTGTGTGCAGTCCGGCTGTGCCCTGATCGGCGGCGAAACAGCGGAAATGCCGGGCATGTACGGCAACGGGGAATACGATCTGGCCGGCTTCACGGTCGGCGTGGTCGACAACAACAGCATCATCGACGGGTCAGCCATTACCGACGGAGATCTGGTCATCGGCATCGGCTCGAGCGGTCTGCACTCCAACGGTTACTCCCTGGCCCGCAAGGTTTTTCTCGAAACCATGGGGCTCTCCCTCGATGCCCGCCTTGACGGCCTGGAAGGCACCCTCGGTGAAGAACTGATCACCCCGACCCGGATCTACGTCAAATCGATCCTCAACCTGCTGCGGGATTTCGAAATCAAGGGGATGGCCCATATCACCGGCGGCGGCCTGCTGGAAAATGTCCCGCGGGTGCTGCCGCGCCACTGCCGGGTCGACATCGACACCACCGTCTGGCCCAAACCGGCTATTTTTGAACGACTGCGCGAAGGCGGCAACATCGCCCCGCAGGAGATGTACCGGACCTTCAACTACGGTATCGGCATGGTGCTGATCGTTCCCGCCGCGCAGGCCGACGACATCCTGGTCCGGCTCGGCGGCCTGGAGGAACAGGCCTGGCAGATCGGTACCGTCTCCCTCTGTAAAGACGGCGAAGAACAGGTCATCCTGCATGGTGTCGGAGATTAA
- the rimI gene encoding ribosomal protein S18-alanine N-acetyltransferase, protein MNRLYIRRLTADDLEKITALERRCQPHPWSQELFCRELGNPVARFHVAELDGSIAGYLCCWQIGDELEIHNVATDPDYRRRGIARRLLAEVLADPGVARAFLEVRSGNRGAIALYRALGFRVSDCRRGYYHDGEDALLMDWRRPDPDC, encoded by the coding sequence ATGAACAGACTGTACATCCGCCGCCTGACGGCTGACGATCTTGAAAAGATTACCGCACTTGAGCGTCGTTGTCAGCCTCACCCCTGGAGTCAGGAGCTTTTTTGCCGGGAACTGGGCAACCCGGTGGCACGTTTCCATGTGGCGGAACTCGACGGCAGTATTGCCGGTTACCTGTGCTGCTGGCAGATCGGTGACGAACTGGAAATCCACAACGTCGCAACCGATCCCGATTATCGGCGTCGCGGGATTGCCCGCCGTCTGCTGGCGGAGGTTCTTGCCGATCCCGGAGTGGCCCGTGCCTTCCTTGAAGTCCGGAGCGGCAACCGGGGCGCCATCGCCCTCTACCGGGCACTCGGGTTCCGGGTTTCCGATTGTCGCCGGGGCTATTATCACGACGGCGAGGACGCCCTGTTGATGGACTGGCGGAGACCCGACCCGGATTGTTAG
- a CDS encoding dihydroorotate dehydrogenase electron transfer subunit — translation MSNFKTRILANQEISPGYWRMRIQAPGAVADCRAGQFLMFRVQLSLLPLLRRPFGIFRTGFQPSDVDGLPPVEYLEILYKVVGQGTAMMSELHHGDRVEILGPLGRGFDGGEPGRRKILVGGGIGLVPLYMLAEQLVDGSEVRLLMGGRTRDDIIVVTEFERLGVQTYVSTEDGSLGDRGLVTAVLQQQLDADPDAEVFACGPLPMLEAVYGICRQRQVPLQVSLEALMACGVGACLGCVVKGVGHSETSPRFLCTCKEGPVFRAEQLAWDRLDRTEGTCEGCK, via the coding sequence ATGTCAAACTTCAAGACCCGAATCCTGGCCAACCAGGAGATATCCCCCGGTTACTGGCGCATGCGGATTCAGGCTCCCGGTGCTGTTGCCGATTGCCGTGCCGGCCAGTTTCTGATGTTCCGGGTGCAGTTGTCGCTGCTGCCGCTGCTGCGCCGCCCCTTCGGCATCTTCCGTACCGGGTTTCAACCTTCGGATGTTGATGGCCTGCCGCCGGTTGAATACCTGGAAATTCTCTACAAAGTGGTCGGCCAGGGGACGGCCATGATGAGCGAACTGCACCATGGTGATCGGGTGGAGATTCTCGGGCCCCTGGGGCGCGGTTTCGATGGCGGCGAGCCGGGACGGCGCAAAATCCTTGTCGGCGGCGGTATCGGTCTGGTTCCTCTCTATATGCTCGCCGAGCAGCTGGTCGACGGCAGCGAAGTCAGGCTGCTGATGGGGGGGCGCACCCGTGACGATATCATCGTCGTGACCGAGTTCGAACGTCTCGGCGTGCAGACCTACGTTTCAACCGAAGACGGCAGCCTAGGCGATCGCGGCCTGGTGACCGCGGTTCTGCAGCAGCAGCTCGACGCTGATCCCGACGCCGAAGTCTTTGCCTGCGGACCGCTGCCGATGCTCGAAGCGGTTTATGGCATCTGCCGTCAGCGCCAGGTGCCGCTGCAGGTGTCGCTGGAAGCCCTGATGGCCTGCGGGGTCGGCGCCTGTCTCGGTTGCGTGGTCAAGGGTGTCGGCCATTCCGAAACCAGTCCGCGCTTTCTCTGTACCTGTAAGGAAGGTCCGGTTTTCCGTGCAGAACAACTGGCCTGGGACCGCCTGGACCGGACCGAAGGCACTTGCGAGGGATGTAAATGA
- a CDS encoding dihydroorotate dehydrogenase translates to MSQQSTAKVSLAVEIAGLRMKNPVMPASGTFGYGEEFAPYLDLNRLGAIVTKGLSLRPKAGNPTPRICETVSGMLNAIGLQNVGVDAFIEHKMPFLREINTPVIANFFGNTLEEYGEVARRLNEIPELAAVELNISCPNVKQGGIVFGTDPQAAHQAVDVVRKNLDKPLIVKLTPNVTDITVIARAVADAGADAVSCINTLTGMSIDVRRRKPKIANRTGGLSGPAIRPVAVRMVYQVVQAVAIPVIGVGGISSAEDALEFLIAGAQAVQVGTANFVDPDAMQQVIDGLERFCIEEGIADIRELIGSLEV, encoded by the coding sequence ATGTCGCAGCAATCAACGGCCAAAGTCTCCCTGGCGGTGGAAATCGCCGGACTGCGGATGAAAAATCCGGTCATGCCGGCGTCGGGAACCTTCGGTTATGGTGAAGAGTTCGCCCCCTATCTCGATCTCAACCGGCTTGGCGCGATTGTCACCAAGGGCCTGTCGCTGCGGCCCAAGGCCGGCAATCCGACCCCGCGCATCTGTGAAACGGTCAGCGGCATGCTCAACGCCATCGGCCTGCAGAATGTCGGGGTGGATGCCTTTATCGAACACAAGATGCCCTTCCTGCGGGAAATCAATACCCCGGTGATTGCCAACTTCTTCGGCAATACCTTGGAGGAATACGGCGAGGTCGCCCGACGGCTGAACGAGATTCCCGAACTGGCGGCGGTTGAGCTGAATATTTCCTGTCCCAACGTCAAGCAGGGAGGGATTGTCTTCGGTACCGATCCGCAGGCCGCCCACCAGGCGGTCGACGTGGTGCGGAAGAATCTCGACAAACCGCTGATTGTCAAGCTGACGCCGAACGTCACCGATATTACCGTGATCGCCCGGGCGGTGGCCGATGCCGGCGCCGACGCGGTCAGCTGCATCAATACCCTGACCGGCATGTCGATTGACGTGCGCCGAAGGAAGCCGAAAATTGCCAACCGCACCGGTGGGCTGTCGGGACCGGCGATCCGCCCGGTTGCCGTTCGCATGGTGTACCAGGTGGTGCAGGCGGTCGCTATCCCGGTGATCGGTGTCGGCGGCATCAGCAGCGCCGAGGATGCCCTCGAATTCCTCATCGCCGGGGCGCAGGCGGTGCAGGTCGGTACCGCCAACTTCGTCGATCCGGATGCCATGCAGCAGGTGATCGACGGCCTGGAACGGTTCTGCATAGAGGAGGGAATCGCGGACATCCGGGAGCTGATCGGCAGTCTTGAGGTATAA
- a CDS encoding CBS domain-containing protein has protein sequence MDVITTHINADFDCLGAMVAARKLYPDAEMVFPGSQERNLREFFLRSTIYAYDFKRLRDIDMEQVERLILVDVRQSDRIGPFGEVARRPGVEVHIYDHHPTGPGDLHGTYEVIRPVGSTVTLFCQLFAEQQIRPDADEATLMMLGLYEDTGSLQFSSTTRADFEAAAFLLDCGAALSAVADFLTQELTADQVGLLHQLLQNRQILTVNGHEICISQATSEQYVGDLAVLAHKLKDMENLDALIIAVRMADRIFLVGRSRIPEVHVGAILEEFGGGGHPFAASGTVRDQTLVQVLDRLPQVLQRQVRPRWLAGQLMSSPVKSVAAGETIGTARELLNRYNVNVLPVLDDTGQVVGLISRQTVDKAAHHGLQAHSVGSYMDGSFTTVSPETPLHQLQELIVADNQRLVPVVEEGRLVGVLTRTDLLRQLLSFEQHPHGQALPGQRRMGGPWLKKKQLGRFMRERLPRDLQQRLRSFGRVGEELGAQVYLVGGMVRDLLLRQDNFDVDLVVEGDGIAFAREIAAREGCRLRTHQKFGTAVLIFADGFKVDVASARMEYYQQPAALPTVEYASIKLDLFRRDFTINTLAIALNEGSFGELLDFFGGQRDLKDRAVRVLHNLSFVEDPTRVYRAVRFEQRLGFRMGRPTEHLLRSAVRQGFIERVGGNRLFRELELILREPDPWPAIQRMADLDLLKYIHPNLKVDARMPGLVAETRRVVHWYQLLYLHQPCEPWLVFLLSLTARLDDDSMLGMCRRLKVAPRFLDLLCEQRRAAKKVLAGLRRRVRRGTEPKASDLYRMLRPLDSEMLLFLMALGDDSIRQWVGHYLSSLQQVRCELNGHDLERLGLPPGPLFREILDTLLAGRLNGRLHSRDDELALVRKRFLRCRSEPGATVD, from the coding sequence ATGGACGTTATCACCACCCACATCAATGCCGATTTCGACTGTCTTGGCGCCATGGTGGCAGCGCGCAAGCTGTACCCGGACGCCGAGATGGTTTTTCCCGGCTCGCAGGAACGCAACCTGCGGGAATTCTTCCTGCGCAGCACCATCTACGCCTACGACTTCAAGCGCCTGCGCGACATCGATATGGAGCAGGTCGAACGGCTGATCCTGGTCGACGTCCGGCAGTCGGACCGCATCGGACCTTTCGGCGAGGTCGCCCGCCGGCCCGGTGTTGAGGTGCATATCTACGATCATCATCCGACCGGACCCGGCGACCTCCATGGGACTTATGAAGTGATCAGGCCGGTGGGGTCAACCGTTACGCTCTTCTGCCAGTTGTTCGCCGAACAGCAGATCCGTCCCGATGCCGATGAGGCGACGCTGATGATGCTCGGTCTCTATGAAGATACCGGCAGCCTGCAGTTCAGTTCCACCACCCGCGCCGATTTCGAAGCCGCCGCCTTTCTGCTCGATTGCGGCGCGGCGCTCTCCGCGGTCGCGGATTTTCTGACTCAGGAGTTGACCGCCGACCAGGTCGGGCTGCTGCACCAGTTGCTGCAGAACCGCCAGATCCTGACTGTCAACGGTCATGAGATCTGCATCAGTCAGGCGACCAGTGAACAGTATGTCGGTGACCTGGCGGTGCTGGCGCACAAGCTCAAGGATATGGAGAATCTTGACGCCCTGATCATCGCGGTGCGGATGGCGGACCGGATTTTTCTGGTCGGCCGGTCGCGTATCCCCGAGGTCCATGTCGGCGCCATTCTCGAGGAATTCGGTGGTGGCGGTCATCCCTTCGCCGCTTCGGGCACCGTGCGCGACCAGACGCTGGTTCAGGTACTTGACCGTCTGCCGCAGGTTCTGCAGCGCCAGGTCCGTCCGCGCTGGCTGGCCGGGCAGCTGATGTCCAGCCCGGTCAAGTCGGTCGCCGCCGGGGAAACCATCGGCACCGCGCGTGAATTGTTGAATCGTTACAATGTCAATGTCCTGCCGGTACTCGATGACACCGGTCAGGTTGTCGGCCTGATCAGTCGGCAGACGGTCGACAAGGCGGCCCATCACGGCCTTCAGGCCCATTCGGTCGGCAGCTACATGGATGGTTCTTTCACCACGGTCAGTCCCGAAACGCCGCTGCACCAGCTGCAGGAACTGATCGTGGCCGACAACCAGCGCCTGGTGCCGGTTGTCGAGGAGGGGCGGCTGGTCGGGGTATTGACTCGCACCGATCTGTTGCGGCAGCTGCTTTCCTTTGAACAGCACCCGCACGGGCAGGCGCTTCCGGGGCAACGCCGGATGGGCGGTCCATGGCTGAAAAAAAAGCAGCTCGGACGGTTCATGCGCGAACGTCTGCCGCGGGATCTCCAGCAGCGGCTGCGCAGTTTCGGTCGGGTCGGTGAAGAGCTGGGGGCGCAGGTCTACCTGGTTGGCGGCATGGTCAGGGACCTGCTGCTGCGGCAGGATAATTTTGATGTCGACCTGGTGGTGGAAGGAGACGGCATCGCTTTTGCCCGCGAAATCGCCGCCCGGGAAGGCTGTCGGTTGCGGACCCATCAGAAATTCGGCACCGCGGTGCTGATCTTTGCTGATGGATTCAAGGTCGATGTCGCCTCGGCGCGGATGGAGTACTACCAGCAGCCGGCGGCGCTGCCGACGGTTGAATATGCCTCGATCAAGCTGGACCTGTTCCGGCGGGATTTCACCATCAACACCCTGGCCATCGCCCTGAACGAGGGCAGTTTCGGCGAACTGCTGGATTTCTTCGGCGGCCAGCGGGACCTCAAGGACCGCGCCGTGCGGGTGCTGCACAATCTCAGTTTTGTCGAGGACCCGACCCGTGTCTATCGGGCGGTTCGTTTTGAACAGCGCCTCGGGTTCCGCATGGGGCGGCCGACCGAACACCTGCTGCGCAGTGCCGTGCGCCAGGGGTTCATCGAACGGGTCGGCGGTAATCGCCTGTTTCGCGAACTGGAGCTGATTCTACGGGAACCCGATCCCTGGCCGGCTATCCAGCGGATGGCTGATCTTGACCTGCTCAAGTACATTCATCCGAATCTGAAAGTCGATGCCCGGATGCCGGGGCTGGTGGCTGAAACCCGCAGGGTTGTTCACTGGTATCAATTACTCTACCTGCATCAACCCTGTGAACCCTGGTTGGTTTTTCTGCTCAGCCTGACGGCCAGGCTCGACGATGACAGCATGCTCGGGATGTGCCGTCGACTGAAGGTGGCCCCCCGCTTCCTGGACCTGTTGTGCGAGCAGCGTCGTGCTGCCAAGAAGGTGCTGGCCGGGCTCAGGCGCCGGGTGAGGCGCGGAACAGAACCGAAAGCGAGTGATCTGTACCGGATGCTTCGCCCGCTGGACAGCGAGATGCTGCTTTTCCTGATGGCCCTGGGCGATGACAGTATCCGCCAGTGGGTGGGACACTATCTCTCCAGCCTGCAGCAGGTCCGCTGTGAATTGAACGGCCATGACCTCGAACGGCTCGGCCTTCCTCCCGGCCCCCTGTTCCGGGAGATTCTCGATACCCTGCTTGCCGGGCGCCTCAATGGCCGTCTGCACAGCCGCGATGATGAACTGGCCCTGGTGCGAAAACGTTTTCTGCGTTGCCGTTCCGAACCAGGTGCCACCGTTGATTGA
- a CDS encoding site-2 protease family protein yields METLIAKISIMLVPALFAITLHEVAHGFVAEKLGDPTARLLGRLTLNPFRHLDPIGTLALVLFGFGWARPVPVNFGNLRNPRQGMVLVALAGPAANLLIAVLSALLLRVVFLYGGRFAGDMAFDHVLQPVALMIASSLFINVLLGIFNLFPLPPLDGGRVMVGLLPERYGMQLARLEPFGFVLVLVLIFYTPIWSGFLGPLIWSLVAVLSGPAAPVVHQMAGILVGR; encoded by the coding sequence TTGGAAACCCTGATTGCCAAAATCTCGATCATGCTGGTACCGGCCCTGTTTGCCATCACCCTGCATGAGGTCGCCCACGGATTTGTCGCGGAAAAACTGGGCGACCCGACGGCGCGACTGCTGGGGCGGTTGACCCTCAACCCTTTCCGCCATCTCGACCCGATCGGCACCCTGGCCCTGGTGCTGTTCGGCTTCGGCTGGGCACGGCCGGTACCGGTCAATTTCGGCAACCTTCGCAACCCGCGCCAGGGAATGGTCCTGGTGGCGTTGGCCGGTCCGGCGGCCAACCTGTTGATCGCCGTACTCTCGGCCCTGTTGCTGCGGGTGGTTTTTCTTTACGGTGGACGTTTTGCCGGCGACATGGCCTTCGACCATGTTCTGCAACCGGTTGCCCTGATGATCGCCTCCAGTCTTTTCATCAATGTTCTGCTCGGTATCTTCAATCTCTTTCCTTTACCGCCTCTCGACGGTGGTCGGGTGATGGTCGGTCTGCTGCCGGAACGTTACGGCATGCAGCTGGCGCGGCTGGAACCGTTCGGTTTCGTTCTGGTCCTGGTCCTGATCTTCTACACCCCGATCTGGAGCGGGTTTCTCGGCCCGTTGATCTGGTCCCTGGTCGCCGTACTTTCCGGTCCGGCGGCCCCGGTGGTTCATCAGATGGCCGGCATCCTGGTTGGGCGGTAG
- a CDS encoding segregation and condensation protein A, with protein sequence MNLDIKLENFEGPLDLLLHLIKKNEMEIWDIQVTRITEQYLAILDAMHHMNLDVAGEFLVMASTLLYIKSKLLLPPSEDELVEEEEEDPRAELVRRLLEYQKYKDAALDLDERELLGRDVFARKFTAPELAVEEEDAGFYEVGIYDLVEALQDILARAPRDVAHEVGLEQVSIAERINHILGLLSGCDSLAFSDLFQEKPRRNDVIATFLAMLELVKMRTVKLMQNDRCGSIWLFPIADAEPLNGSLPEEDSLGYH encoded by the coding sequence ATGAACCTTGATATCAAGCTGGAGAATTTCGAGGGGCCGCTTGATCTGCTGCTGCACCTGATCAAAAAGAATGAAATGGAGATCTGGGATATCCAGGTTACCCGCATTACCGAGCAGTATCTCGCGATCCTTGACGCCATGCACCATATGAACCTCGATGTCGCCGGTGAATTTCTGGTGATGGCCTCAACCCTGCTGTACATCAAATCGAAGCTGCTGCTGCCGCCGTCGGAAGATGAACTGGTCGAAGAGGAAGAGGAAGATCCGCGCGCCGAACTGGTCAGACGTCTGCTTGAATACCAGAAATACAAGGACGCCGCCCTTGATCTCGATGAGCGTGAACTGCTCGGTCGTGATGTCTTTGCCCGCAAGTTCACCGCTCCCGAGCTGGCCGTGGAAGAGGAAGATGCCGGTTTCTACGAGGTCGGTATCTATGACCTGGTCGAGGCATTGCAGGATATTCTCGCCCGGGCGCCGCGGGATGTTGCCCATGAGGTCGGGCTGGAACAGGTTTCGATTGCCGAACGCATCAACCATATCCTCGGCCTGTTGAGTGGTTGCGACAGTCTGGCCTTCAGCGATCTGTTTCAGGAGAAACCGCGCCGCAATGACGTCATTGCCACATTTCTGGCGATGCTGGAACTGGTCAAGATGCGCACCGTCAAACTGATGCAGAATGATCGTTGCGGTTCGATCTGGCTTTTTCCGATTGCCGATGCCGAGCCCCTGAATGGTTCCCTGCCGGAGGAGGACAGCCTTGGATATCACTGA
- the scpB gene encoding SMC-Scp complex subunit ScpB yields the protein MDITDLKGMLEAMVFVSDVPLKADRLAELVACDRALVQSALQELAEEYHRRDGGIRLAEVAGGYQFRTAARHVEAVRQLNCSKPFRFSRAALESLAIIAYRQPVTRGDVEYLRGVDSGGVIKTLLDKHLIRILGKKEVAGRPLIYGTTREFLEVFGLRSLNDLPTLKEFSEIDLDQEIADLPLPFTADDQAAEESSV from the coding sequence TTGGATATCACTGATCTGAAAGGAATGCTGGAAGCGATGGTGTTCGTTTCCGATGTCCCGCTCAAGGCTGACCGGTTGGCCGAACTGGTCGCCTGTGACCGCGCTCTGGTGCAATCCGCCCTGCAGGAACTGGCCGAAGAGTATCACCGGCGTGACGGTGGCATCAGGCTGGCCGAGGTTGCCGGCGGTTACCAGTTCCGCACCGCGGCCCGTCATGTCGAGGCGGTGCGACAGCTCAATTGCAGCAAACCGTTCCGGTTTTCCCGGGCGGCACTGGAGAGCCTGGCCATCATCGCCTATCGTCAGCCGGTAACTCGTGGTGATGTCGAGTATCTGCGGGGGGTCGATTCCGGCGGGGTGATCAAGACTCTGCTTGACAAACACCTGATCCGTATTCTTGGCAAGAAGGAAGTTGCCGGCAGACCCTTGATTTACGGCACCACGCGCGAATTCCTGGAGGTGTTCGGTCTGCGCAGTCTCAATGATCTGCCGACTCTGAAGGAATTCAGTGAAATTGATCTCGATCAGGAAATTGCCGATCTTCCGTTGCCGTTTACGGCCGATGATCAGGCTGCAGAGGAGTCGTCGGTCTGA
- a CDS encoding pseudouridine synthase, giving the protein MAERLQKVIAAAGLCSRRTAEEWIRAGRVTVNGEMPNLGCRVDPAVDVVLVDGRPLPGAAEKVTLLLNKPTGCVTTVSDPQGRRTVLDLLPPHLPRLFPVGRLDYNTEGLLLLTNDGELAQHLAHPRHKVEKTYLVRIRGAVTAEIRRKLERGVALADGITAPAVVRVRGSSGGHAWLEITIREGRNRQVRRMCEAVGLSVSRLKRIRLGFLDLGDLPTGKMRILNAGEIDRLKSL; this is encoded by the coding sequence ATGGCGGAACGCCTGCAGAAAGTCATCGCCGCGGCCGGTCTCTGTTCGCGGCGCACCGCCGAGGAATGGATCCGGGCGGGGCGGGTTACGGTCAACGGGGAGATGCCCAATCTCGGTTGCCGGGTTGATCCCGCCGTTGACGTGGTGCTGGTGGACGGCCGACCGTTGCCGGGAGCGGCTGAAAAAGTCACCCTGCTGCTCAATAAACCGACTGGTTGCGTGACCACCGTCAGCGACCCGCAGGGTCGGCGAACCGTCCTCGACCTGCTGCCGCCGCATCTGCCGCGGCTGTTCCCGGTGGGTCGCCTCGATTACAATACCGAAGGGCTGCTGCTGCTGACCAACGACGGTGAACTGGCCCAGCATCTTGCTCACCCGCGTCACAAGGTGGAAAAAACCTACCTGGTTCGAATCCGGGGTGCGGTGACCGCGGAGATCCGTCGCAAGCTGGAGCGTGGCGTGGCGCTTGCTGACGGGATCACGGCTCCGGCCGTGGTTCGCGTCCGGGGTAGTTCGGGGGGGCACGCCTGGCTGGAAATCACGATCCGTGAAGGACGCAATCGGCAGGTTCGCAGGATGTGTGAAGCGGTCGGTTTGTCGGTCAGCCGGTTGAAGCGCATCCGCCTGGGATTTCTGGATCTGGGCGACCTGCCGACCGGAAAAATGCGGATTTTGAATGCCGGGGAGATCGATCGTTTGAAAAGCCTTTAG